A region from the Falco peregrinus isolate bFalPer1 chromosome 19, bFalPer1.pri, whole genome shotgun sequence genome encodes:
- the LOC129782916 gene encoding olfactory receptor 14A16-like, translated as MSNSSSITQFLLLALADTQELQLLHFWLSLGIYLAALMANGLIITTIVCDHHLQTPMYFFLLNLSLIDLGSISTTLPKAMANSLWDTRDISYSGCAAQLFLIVFFLSAECSLLTVMAYDRYVAICQPLHYGTLLGNRACVHMAAAAWASGFLNSLLQTANTFSLPLCQGNALGQVFCEIPQILKLSCSHTYLREVGLLVISSCLVCGCFIFIVLSYVQIFRAVLRIPSEQGRHKAFSTCLPHLAVVSLFVSTAIFAHLKPRSISSPSLDLVVAVLYLVVPPAVNPLIYSMRNQELKDALKKLMQSGVSQKQQIIHVPSQGISTSFLETPVRLAFYL; from the coding sequence atgtccaacagcagctccatcacccagttcctcctcctggcattggcagacacgcaggagctgcagctcttgcacttctggctctccctgggcatctacctggctgccctcatggccaacggACTCATCATCACCACCATAGTGTGCGACCACCACCTGCAAACCCCtatgtacttcttcctcctcaacctctctCTCATCGACCtaggctccatctccaccactctccccaaagccatggccaactccctctgggacaccagggacatctcctactcaggatgtgctgcacagctcttcctgattgtctttttcctttcagcggagtgttctctcctcaccgtcatggcctatgaccgctacgtggccatctgccagcccctgcactacgggaccctgctgggcaacagagcttgtgtccacatggcagcagctgcctgggccagtgggtttctcaACTCCCTCCTACAGACAGCAAATACTTTTtcactgccgctctgccaaggcaatgccctgggacaggtcttctgtgaaatcccacagatcctcaagctctcctgctcacacacctacctcagggaagtggggcttcTAGTGATTAGTTCCTGTTTAGTCTGtggatgtttcattttcattgtgctgtcctatgtgcagatcttcagggctgtgctgaggatcccctctgagcagggacggcacaaagccttttccacgtgcctccctcacctggccgtggtctCCCTCTTTGTCAGCACTGCCATATTTGCCCACCTGAAGCCCcgctccatctcctccccatccctggacctggtggtggCAGTTCTGTACTtggtggtgcctccagcagtgaaccccctcatctacagcatgaggaaccaggagctgaaggacgcactgaagaagctgatgcagtcaggtgtATCTCAGAAGCAACAAATTATCCATGTCCCTTCACAAGGCATTTCCACTTCATTTCTGGAAACTCCAGTGCGTTTAGCATTCTATTTGTGA